Proteins from one Mycobacterium adipatum genomic window:
- a CDS encoding DUF4307 domain-containing protein, with the protein MTIERPTARYGRQKLSRRTRRRVGIGLFLLIVTVGVVIALVAFQRFGADVKGEIGGYQIIDDETVAVTITVTRADPSRPAVCIVRARSINGDETGRREILVPPSTATSVVIDAVVKSTKPPVVGDIYGCGMDVPGYLVAP; encoded by the coding sequence TTGACCATCGAGCGTCCCACCGCCCGTTACGGGCGGCAAAAGTTGTCCCGACGCACCCGTCGCCGGGTGGGGATCGGGCTGTTCCTACTGATTGTGACGGTAGGTGTGGTGATCGCGCTCGTCGCGTTCCAGCGGTTCGGGGCCGATGTGAAGGGCGAGATCGGTGGCTATCAGATCATCGACGACGAGACGGTGGCGGTGACGATCACCGTCACCCGGGCCGATCCGTCGCGGCCCGCGGTGTGCATCGTGCGGGCCCGTTCCATCAACGGCGACGAGACCGGCCGCCGGGAGATTCTGGTGCCCCCGTCGACCGCCACCTCGGTGGTGATCGACGCGGTGGTCAAATCCACCAAACCGCCGGTCGTCGGCGATATCTATGGCTGCGGGATGGACGTGCCGGGCTATCTGGTGGCGCCCTAG